One stretch of Comamonas testosteroni DNA includes these proteins:
- a CDS encoding DUF1294 domain-containing protein, which yields MTQWNDERGFGWIETDSGGERLFVHISAFEPRPPAEQRPQPGLRLEFAVGMEQGKKRALQVAWRATGQIRQPAAKVSRLVRHNSSPAGRLQSSRTAPQGWHASSGFSYGALLVWLLMMLAAAVIWGVPRILWLVYAGLSMLTFMAYWQDKWAAQKGHWRTPEKTLQTMALAGGWPGALLAQQWLRHKSSKTSFQLQFWLMVLINVATVLWLCSPYGRHVLA from the coding sequence TTGACGCAATGGAATGACGAGCGTGGCTTTGGCTGGATAGAGACCGATAGCGGTGGTGAGCGTCTGTTTGTCCATATCAGTGCTTTTGAGCCGCGTCCGCCCGCAGAGCAGCGTCCTCAGCCTGGCCTGCGCCTGGAGTTTGCCGTCGGCATGGAGCAAGGCAAGAAGCGCGCGCTTCAGGTTGCGTGGCGCGCCACCGGTCAAATCCGTCAGCCGGCAGCGAAAGTATCCAGATTGGTGCGGCACAACAGCTCGCCTGCAGGGCGTTTGCAGTCCTCGCGTACGGCTCCTCAGGGCTGGCATGCCTCCAGTGGCTTCAGTTATGGTGCATTGCTGGTCTGGTTGCTGATGATGCTGGCCGCCGCCGTGATTTGGGGCGTGCCACGCATCCTCTGGCTGGTCTATGCAGGTCTTAGCATGCTGACCTTCATGGCCTACTGGCAGGACAAATGGGCCGCCCAGAAGGGGCATTGGCGCACGCCGGAAAAAACGCTGCAGACCATGGCTCTGGCCGGTGGCTGGCCCGGTGCCTTGCTGGCTCAGCAATGGCTGCGTCACAAAAGCAGCAAGACGAGCTTTCAGCTGCAGTTCTGGCTCATGGTTCTGATCAATGTGGCGACTGTGCTCTGGCTGTGCTCGCCCTATGGGCGGCATGTGCTGGCTTAG
- a CDS encoding TPM domain-containing protein → MSNIFQRLARLVRHRWAEQHLRKALPPATLKELELLIAQSELGHTGQVRICVEAGLPWSYIWRDATARQRALSQFAKLRVWDTEHNNGALIYLLLADHAIEIVADRALDRTMSAEQWQTLISDMQSAFQGGHFSVGLVSALERVSRQLQTHFPRKSAPSAERNLPDSPVVERHLPGHSS, encoded by the coding sequence ATGAGCAATATCTTCCAACGCTTGGCACGCCTGGTGCGACACCGCTGGGCCGAACAGCATCTGCGCAAGGCCTTGCCTCCTGCCACGCTCAAGGAGCTGGAACTGCTGATCGCCCAAAGTGAACTGGGCCACACCGGCCAGGTCCGCATCTGCGTGGAGGCCGGCCTACCCTGGAGCTATATCTGGCGCGATGCCACGGCCCGCCAGCGTGCGCTCTCGCAGTTCGCAAAGCTCCGTGTCTGGGACACTGAGCACAACAACGGCGCCCTCATCTACCTGCTGCTGGCCGATCACGCCATAGAAATCGTGGCCGACCGCGCCCTGGACCGCACCATGAGCGCCGAGCAATGGCAAACGCTGATCAGCGATATGCAGTCCGCCTTCCAGGGCGGGCATTTCAGCGTGGGCCTGGTATCGGCACTGGAGCGCGTCAGTCGGCAGTTGCAGACCCACTTCCCGCGCAAATCAGCCCCCAGCGCGGAACGAAACCTGCCAGACTCGCCCGTGGTCGAGCGACATCTGCCAGGCCACAGCAGCTAA
- a CDS encoding TPM domain-containing protein has protein sequence MHQALIHKALAAIVFAWLALLAALPVWAQGAAGTQLQPVPELTARIIDQTGTLSPGDLQSLSEQLKKLEDETGAQVAVLMVATTAPEDIAAYSWRVASSWRLGRKDIGDGSLIVVAKNDRRMRIEVARKLEGAIPDIQAARIIDSAMKPRFRADDYAGGLSAAIEQMSLLIHGEKLPAPQSQPRKSGKSWADQLDFLLPLLFFGFPIGIAVARAIFGRVLGSLLIGGVAGVAAYVITASLLIAGVAGFVGLIFTLLSNLSRGGGGPYIGTGGGGGGGGGWSSGGGGGFSSGGGGSFGGGGASGDW, from the coding sequence ATGCATCAAGCTCTTATACATAAAGCGCTTGCAGCTATTGTTTTTGCATGGCTGGCACTGCTTGCGGCGCTGCCAGTCTGGGCACAAGGTGCTGCAGGCACGCAACTTCAGCCTGTTCCCGAGCTCACTGCGCGCATCATCGACCAGACCGGCACGCTGAGCCCCGGCGATCTGCAATCGCTGAGCGAGCAGCTCAAGAAGCTGGAGGATGAGACCGGCGCCCAGGTCGCCGTGCTCATGGTTGCCACAACGGCCCCGGAAGACATCGCAGCCTATTCCTGGCGTGTGGCCAGCAGCTGGAGGCTGGGACGCAAGGACATAGGCGACGGCTCTCTCATCGTCGTGGCCAAAAACGACAGGCGCATGCGCATCGAAGTGGCGCGCAAGCTGGAAGGCGCCATTCCCGACATCCAGGCTGCACGCATCATCGACAGTGCCATGAAGCCGCGCTTTCGCGCCGACGACTATGCGGGTGGACTGTCTGCCGCCATCGAGCAGATGAGCCTGCTGATTCATGGCGAGAAACTGCCCGCACCGCAGTCCCAACCGCGCAAGTCCGGCAAGTCCTGGGCCGACCAGCTGGACTTTCTGCTTCCTCTGCTGTTCTTCGGTTTTCCGATCGGGATTGCCGTCGCACGCGCCATTTTTGGCCGCGTGCTGGGTTCGCTGCTCATTGGCGGCGTTGCCGGGGTGGCCGCTTATGTGATCACCGCCAGCCTGTTGATCGCAGGCGTGGCTGGCTTTGTGGGCCTGATCTTCACCCTGCTCTCAAACCTTTCGCGTGGCGGGGGCGGACCGTACATCGGCACCGGCGGGGGTGGGGGCGGGGGCGGCGGCTGGAGCAGCGGCGGGGGCGGTGGCTTCAGCTCGGGGGGCGGCGGCAGCTTTGGTGGCGGTGGCGCCTCGGGGGATTGGTGA
- a CDS encoding LemA family protein: protein MKRWLLAIATAASMLSLTGCGYNDFQRLDEKSKAAWSEVLNQYQRRSDLIPNIVATVKGEANFEQETLTKVIEARAKATSIQATPELINNPEAFNKFQQAQGEISSALSRLMVVAEKYPELKANQAFRDLRVTLEGTENRITVARNEYIGTVQAYNVLARSFPTNITAKVFSYKVKPTFTVQNEAQISQPPAVDFSTPAAPAGSK, encoded by the coding sequence ATGAAACGCTGGCTTCTGGCAATCGCAACCGCGGCCTCCATGCTCTCCCTCACGGGCTGCGGCTATAACGACTTTCAGCGCCTGGATGAAAAATCCAAGGCCGCCTGGAGCGAGGTGCTGAATCAGTACCAGCGCCGCTCGGACCTGATCCCGAACATTGTCGCCACGGTCAAGGGCGAAGCCAACTTCGAGCAAGAGACCCTGACCAAGGTGATCGAAGCACGCGCCAAGGCCACCTCGATTCAGGCCACGCCCGAGCTGATCAACAACCCCGAAGCCTTCAACAAGTTCCAGCAGGCTCAGGGCGAGATTTCCAGCGCGCTCTCACGCCTGATGGTGGTGGCGGAAAAATACCCCGAACTCAAGGCCAACCAGGCGTTCCGCGATCTGCGCGTAACGCTGGAAGGCACAGAAAATCGCATCACCGTGGCGCGCAACGAATACATAGGCACCGTACAAGCCTACAACGTGCTGGCGCGCAGCTTCCCCACCAATATCACGGCCAAGGTATTCAGCTACAAGGTCAAGCCGACCTTCACGGTCCAGAACGAAGCCCAGATCTCACAGCCACCAGCCGTTGACTTTTCCACACCCGCAGCGCCTGCTGGCAGCAAGTAA
- a CDS encoding YheT family hydrolase, with product MNFEQFRAPWWQPGGHVQTIWAALCAKGGESPRWRRERWDTPDGDFIDIDFSSHLASASAPTLVLFHGLEGSSSSHYAKALAQVCAQRGWHLAVPHFRGCSGEPNRLLRAYHSGDSDEVDWILRRLQQSTSGELLAMGVSLGGNALARWAGLQQRAAAELVKGAAVICAPLDLVAGGVNLGQGLNRWIYTPIFMRTLVPKALAKWQQSPDLFDRERLQRARTLHDFDDVFTAPVHGFRDADDYWSRASAKPLLKQVAVPLLLLNARNDPFVPAHSLPRPDEVSASVQLWQPPHGGHVGFASGAWPAHVQAMPLAVTEWLEQWL from the coding sequence ATGAATTTCGAACAATTTCGTGCACCTTGGTGGCAGCCCGGAGGTCATGTCCAGACCATTTGGGCTGCACTCTGTGCGAAGGGCGGAGAGTCTCCGAGGTGGCGGCGCGAGCGCTGGGATACGCCCGATGGCGATTTCATCGATATCGATTTTTCAAGCCATCTGGCCAGTGCAAGCGCTCCCACACTGGTGCTGTTCCATGGCCTGGAAGGCTCTTCCTCCAGCCACTACGCCAAAGCCCTGGCACAGGTCTGCGCGCAGCGCGGCTGGCATCTGGCCGTGCCGCATTTTCGCGGCTGCAGCGGTGAGCCCAATCGCTTGCTGCGTGCTTATCACTCTGGCGACTCGGACGAGGTGGACTGGATTTTGCGCAGGCTGCAGCAGAGCACGAGCGGCGAGTTGCTGGCAATGGGTGTATCGTTGGGCGGCAACGCCCTTGCGCGCTGGGCCGGGCTGCAGCAGCGGGCGGCTGCAGAACTCGTCAAGGGCGCGGCAGTGATCTGTGCGCCGCTGGACCTGGTGGCCGGAGGCGTCAATCTGGGCCAGGGGCTCAATCGCTGGATTTACACCCCCATTTTCATGCGTACCCTGGTGCCCAAGGCCCTTGCCAAATGGCAGCAGTCGCCGGACTTGTTCGACAGGGAGCGGCTGCAGCGCGCGCGCACCCTGCATGACTTTGACGATGTGTTCACGGCCCCGGTCCATGGCTTCAGGGATGCCGATGATTACTGGAGCCGGGCCTCGGCCAAGCCCCTGCTCAAGCAAGTGGCCGTGCCCTTGTTGCTGCTCAATGCGCGCAACGATCCGTTTGTGCCGGCGCACAGCCTGCCCAGGCCCGATGAGGTCAGTGCCTCCGTGCAGCTATGGCAGCCGCCCCACGGTGGACATGTGGGCTTTGCCAGCGGTGCATGGCCTGCCCATGTGCAGGCCATGCCGCTGGCCGTGACCGAATGGCTGGAGCAGTGGCTCTGA